In Mechercharimyces sp. CAU 1602, the genomic window AGGCAAACTTCCGTGAAGGCTTATCTGTATTGGAATACTTCATCTCTACGCACGGAGCGCGGAAAGGGTTGGCGGATACGGCACTTCGTACGGCGGACTCTGGTTACCTCACCCGCCGCTTGGTCGACGTAGCACAAGATGTAGTTGTCCGTACAGATGATTGTGGAACGGATCGCGGAGAAATGGTGCGTCGTATTTCGGACGGTAATGAAGTGATCGAGGAATTATACGATCGCATCGTGGGACGTTATGCGTTTGCTACCACTCGCCATCCAGAAACGCAGGAAATCATTGTAGGGCCAAATGAGCTCATCGATGAAGATACGGCACAAGCCATCATCGATGCAGGCATTGAAGAAGTGGTAATTCGTTCTGTTCTCTCTTGCCGTACTCATCATGGAGTATGTATTAAGTGCTACGGTCGCAACTTGGCGCTCGGTACTCCGGTTGAAGTGGGTGAAGCGGTAGGTATTATTGCAGCCCAATCGATCGGGGAGCCAGGAACGCAGTTGACGATGCGTACTTTCCATACCGGTGGTGTGGCAGGAGACGATATTACACAAGGTTTGCCGCGTATTCAGGAATTGTTTGAAGCGCGTAATCCGAAAGGGCAAGCTCCTGTCAGTGAAATTCCGGGTGTCGTCGAAGAGATCCGCGAAGTAAAAGATCGTCGTGAGATTGAGGTAAAAGGCGAAGTGGAGACGCGTACCTATGTGGTACCATTTGGCTCTCGCCTACGGGTGAACGAAGGCGATCATGTAGAAGCTGGGGATGAGCTGACAGATGGTTCGATTGATCCAAAAGAGTTATTGCGTGTGAAAGGCGTTCATGGCGTGCAAGGGTATATCTTGCAAGAGGTACAGAAAGTGTACCGCTTACAAGGGGTGGAAATTAACGATAAGCACGTCGAAGTTATGATTCGTCAAATGATGCGCAAAGTCCGGATTACTGACGCAGGAGATACAGATCTCTTGCCAGGTCAAATTATGGATCTCTATGAATTTGAAATGGCAAACCGTGCAGTATTTGCTGTGGGTGGAGAGCCTGCTATTGCTCGTCCTGTACTTCTGGGTATTACGAAAGCATCGCTGGAAACAGAATCCTTCTTGTCGGCAGCATCGTTCCAGGAAACAACTCGGGTCTTGACTGATGCGGCGATTAAAGGTAAAGTAGATCCGTTGCTAGGGTTGAAAGAGAACGTGATTATCGGGAAGTTGATCCCAGCAGGAACAGGGATGCAGCGTTACCGGAGTGTCTCGCTCAATGTGGAAGGTGAGCTGGAGACGGAGGAAGTTTCAGAGTTAGAGACGGTTAGCGTAGAGTAGATCGTTTCAACCTTTGAGAAGAAGGGGAGAATGGGGCTCGATTCTTTCCCCCATTCTTCCTGCTCTTCCTATTGACAATCACCTATGCAAGGTGTTAATATGGCTTCGTGTGCTTGGGATGTGCCACTTTGGAGGGCGAGTGCGATGTCTTATGATAAAGTGAAACAAGCAAAGAGTTGTTTGATTGGAACCAAGCAGACGAAGAAAGCCATCGAACAAGGGAAAGCACTAGAGGTGATCGTAGCCCGGGATGCGGAACCTCATATAACGCAAGGTATCGTTCAGATGTGCGAAGATCATAAGGTTCAACTACAATTCGTAGATTCGATGAAAAAGTTAGGGAAAGCATGTGGAATCGAGGTGGGGGCGGCGACGGTTGCCATCCTTTCGATATCAGATAGCGTGTAAATGAAATGAACGGGTTTCGTTTCGCCTGCTTTTTTAAAAAACGCCTGGATCTGTGGACTTAAATTTCGTAAAAAGGGAGGTGCAACAAGATGCCTACAATTAACCAGTTGGTACGTAAAGGTCGTAAAAGCAAAACGAGTAAATCGGACGCACCTGCTTTGCAGTATGGCTATAACAGCTTCCGCAAAGAGTTTACCAATCAAAGTTCGCCACAAAAACGGGGGGTCTGCACCCGTGTAGGGACGATGACGCCGAAGAAGCCTAACTCCGCGTTGCGGAAATACGCTCGTGTGCGCTTGAGCAATGGGATCGAAGTGACTGCCTACATTCCAGGGATTGGTCACAACCTGCAAGAGCACTCCGTGGTATTGGTACGTGGCGGTCGTGTAAAAGACTTGCCTGGTGTACGCTATCACATCGTTCGTGGTGCATTGGATACATCCGGTGTGAAGGATCGTATGCAAGCTCGCTCCAAGTATGGTGCGAAACGCCCTAAAAAATAACATGATAATATAAATTACAATAGATTACAGTAAAGGGGGGGGAATCATGCCTCGTAAAGGTCCAGTAGATCGCCGGGAAGTATTGCCAGATCCGATGTATAACAGCAAGTTGGTTACCCGTTTGATCAACCGTCTGATGTTGGATGGGAGAAAAGGTAAGGCCCAGCGGATTTTATATGATGCATTTGATTTGATTCGTGCTCGTTCTGGGAAAGATCCTATGGAAGTATTTGAACAAGCATTGAAAAACATTATGCCAGTCTTGGAAGTAAAAGCACGCCGTGTAGGTGGTGCAAACTACCAAGTACCAGTAGAAGTAAAGCCGGAGCGTCGTACCAGTTTGGGACTGCGTTGGTTGGTAAGCTATGCACGTCTTCGTGGTGAAAAAACCATGCAAGAACGTCTAGCTGGAGAAATCCTAGATGCTGCCAACAGCGCGGGTTCAGCTGTGAAGAAAAAAGAAGACGTTCACCGTATGGCAGAAGCAAACCGAGCATTTGCACATTATCGTTGGTAGAAACGAACTCTTTGTGTAAATAGCGAAAGGAGTATGTTCGATGGCACGTGAGTTCTCCTTGAAAGATACACGCAATATCGGGATCATGGCGCACATCGACGCAGGAAAGACAACAACGACTGAGCGTGTGTTGTTCTATACTGGTCGCGTTCACAAAATTGGTGAGGTACATGAAGGTGCCGCAACGATGGACTGGATGGAGCAAGAACAAGAGCGGGGGATCACCATTACATCCGCCGCTACCACGGCTCAGTGGAAAGACCACCGGGTTAACATCATTGATACCCCAGGTCACGTTGACTTTACTGTTGAGGTGGAGCGTTCCCTTCGTGTATTGGATGGAGCGGTTGGGGTTTTCTGCGCTAAAGGTGGCGTAGAACCTCAGTCTGAAACTGTATGGCGTCAAGCTGACAAGTACGAAGTCCCACGTATCGCTTATGTAAATAAGATGGATATTATCGGTGCGGATTTCTTGGGTGCAGTGAGTCAGATGAAAGAGCAATTGGGTGCAAATGCAGTACCAATTCAATTGCCGATCGGTAAAGAAGATGAGTTTGAAGGTATTATTGATCTCATCGAAAACTGTGCTTATTTTTATGAAGATGATTTGGGAACCCGCGCTGAGAAGCGTGAAATTCCTGCAGAATATCAAGAACTAGCTGAAGAGTATCGTACCATCCTCATCGAAGCAGTGGCTGAATTGCAAGAAGAGTTGATGGAGAAATACTTAGAAGGCGAAGAGTTAACAGTAGAAGAAATGAAATCGGCTTTACGTAAGGGCGTATGTAACGTTGAAATCATTCCTGTACTCTGTGGTTCTTCTTATAAAAACAAGGGTGTACAGCTCCTATTGGATGCGGTTGTAGAATATATGCCGTCTCCGCTCGATGTTCGGGCAATCCAAGGGGAACTGCCAGATGGTACGGAAGAAAAACGGGAATCGGATGATAACCAACCGTTTGCTGCTTTGGCTTTCAAAATCATGACTGACCCTTATGTTGGGAAATTAACCTTCTTCCGTGTGTACTCAGGTACCTTGGATTCCGGTTCGTACGTATTAAACTCCACCAAAGATAAGCGTGAGCGTGTGGGTCGTATCCTACAGATGCACGCTAATTCGCGGGAGGAGATCAAAACCGTATACGCTGGGGATATCGCTGCCGCAGTAGGGTTGAAAGATACTGGAACTGGAGACACCTTGTGCGAAGAGAAAAGCCCAATTATCTTGGAGTCGATGATCTTCCCAGATCCGGTTATTGAAATCGCGATCGAGCCGAAGACAAAGAGTGACCAAGATAAAATGTCGATGGCGCTCGCTAAGTTGGCAGAAGAAGATCCAACCTTCAAAACGATGACGAACGAAGAGACCGGACAGACGATCATTAAAGGGATGGGTGAACTCCACCTTGATATCATTGTTGACCGGTTGAGACGTGAGTTTAAAGTTGATGCCAACGTTGGTAAACCTCAGGTTGCGTACAGAGAAACTTTCCGCTCCGCAGCTAAAGTGGAAGGAAAATTTGTTCGTCAGTCTGGTGGACGTGGACAATATGGTCACGTTTGGGTAGAATTTGAACCGAATACCGACGAAGGCGGCGGTTTTGAATTTGTCAACAAAATCGTGGGTGGTGTTGTTCCACGCGAATACATCCCAGCAGTACAAAATGGGATCGAAGAATCCATGCAAAACGGTGTTCTTGCCGGTTATCCATTGGTTGATATCCGTGCGAGATTGGTTGATGGTTCTTACCATGATGTTGACTCCTCGGAGATGGCGTTTAAGATTGCCGGTTCGATGGCGCTTAAAGCAGCTAAATCCAAGTGTAACCCGGTTCTTTTAGAGCCTGTGATGAAAGTTGAAGTTACAGTTCCAGAAGAATTCATGGGTGACATCATGGGTGATGTAAACTCCCGTCGTGGACGTGTTGAGGGAATGACCACTCGTGCTGGTGCACAAGTGATCAATGCGATGGTTCCGCTGGCTGAAATGTTCGGTTATGCGACCACTCTACGCTCACGTACGCAAGGACGTGGAAACTACTCCATGCAGTTTGATCACTATGAAGAAGTACCGAAGAGTATTGCTGAAGAGATCATTGCCAACGGCTCTTGATTTTGTTAGCTCTTACCCTTTACTATAAAGAGCATAATCTATTTTTATCTACTAAAGGAGGATTTTAATCATGGCAAGAGAAAAGTTTGAGCGTTCTAAGCCCCACGTAAACGTGGGAACCATCGGTCACGTTGACCACGGTAAAACCACTTTGACTGCAGCTATCACCACTGTATTGGCAGTACGTAGCGGTAGCGGTACTGCGCAAGCATTTGATCAAATCGATAACGCTCCTGAAGAAAGAGAGCGTGGGATTACGATCGCAACCTCGCACGTAGAATACGAAACTGAAAACCGTCACTATGCTCACGTTGACTGCCCAGGTCACGCTGACTACGTGAAAAACATGATCACCGGTGCGGCACAAATGGACGGTTCCATCTTGGTTGTATCCGCAGCTGATGGTCCAATGCCACAAACCCGTGAGCACATCTTGCTCTCTAACCAAGTAGGCGTTGAACATATCGTTGTCTTCTTGAACAAAGTAGATATGGTTGACGATGAAGAGTTGTTGGAACTCGTTGAAATGGAAGTTCGTGAACTTCTTTCCGAGTACAACTTCCCTGGTGACGATGTACCTGTAGTTGCAGGTTCCGCACTACGCGCTTTGGAAGATCCAGAAGGCGAGTATGGCGATAAAATTCTCGAATTGATGGCGGCTGTGGACGAGTTCGTTCCAACCCCAGAACGTGATAATGCAAAGCCTTTCTTGATGCCTGTTGAGGACGTATTCACCATTACGGGTCGTGGTACCGTTGCTACCGGTCGTGTAGAGCGTGGAACCATCACCGTAGGTGACGAAATCGAAATCGTAGGTATGGCTGAAGAAACCAAAAAAACCACCGTTACTGGTGTAGAGATGTTCCGTAAGCTTCTTGATTCCGCTGAAGCTGGCGATAACATTGGTGCGCTTCTGCGTGGTGTTGACCGTGAACAAATCCAGCGTGGTCAAGTATTGGCCAAGCCAGGTTCGGTAAACCCACACACCAAGTTTGAAGCACAAGTATACGTACTTGGCAAGGATGAAGGTGGACGTCACACCCCGTTCTTTAACGGTTACCGTCCACAGTTCTACTTCCGTACCACGGACGTAACAGGTGTTATCCACTTGCCAGAAGGTACCGAAATGGTAATGCCTGGTGACAACATCGAAATGACCGTTGAATTGATCGCGCCAATCGCGATTGAAGACGGTACTCGCTTCGCGATTCGCGAAGGTGGCCGCACCGTAGGTGCTGGTGCCGTAACCAAAATCACCGAGTAATTCTTATGTGATCAACCCCTCACAAGTTATCCAACTTGTGAGGGGTTGTTTTTTTGTTTATGAAAAGAAGTAGATAGAGTCAAAGCGGAGTTCGTTGTTGCAATAGAAAAAGGGAGCGAACCTTCGCTCCCTTGGTAGTACTTAAGCTGCGATATCACGTTTGTTAAAGACAATCCAAGAGACGGCAATAAAAATGATCCAATGGATAGCGAGGATAGCGAGTGAAAATGATAATGTTTGCCCGTCGAAGTAAGGTGGTGAATTGGATAGATATATACTTAAATCGGTATTGGCTAGGAAGTAATACTTTACAAAGTTTATATCTTGGATAGAGGCGATGACGATGACAGGTTGACTGGCAAACATTAGGAAGATAGATGTACCAATAGCGACAGCACTGCTACGGAAAATACTCGAAATGGCAAATGCGAACGTTACAATGATGAGTAGAGAAATCGTAGCTAATCCATATTCTCCAAGCACACTTGCGATCATACTCTTCTCAATCACTTTGCCATCTTGATATAACAGTTTTGCTGAATCTACTTGATCAAAGCCAAAGAGGAGGGCCCCAAAGAGAAAAGAGCTAATAAAAGTGAGTAAGAGAAGGCTAAGCGCAAACAGAAATGATGAGATGTATTTAGAGAGTAAAATCTTGCTACGAGAAGCTGAACGAATCAGAAGGAGCTTGATGGTGCCCCAAGAAAACTCTCCAGCGATACTGATGGAAGAGACGATAACCGTAAACAAGATGATAAGTGTAACGAGGCCGACAGACTGATTCATAAAGCCCCAGAATGTAGACTCTGTCGGTGGAAGATCATGGTCGAGTCGATATTGATTGAGAGCAATCTGTTCTTCCCATTGCTCCATAACATCGGCAGGTAGGTCTTCAGAGTTATTTAGGCTCTGTTGTAAATGGTTGTTCTCTTCTTTAAGTGACTCTTGCCATTCATTGTTTACCTTAATATCGCCAAAGACGGAACCGGTCGCTTGATGCTTGCTAAGCATAGCATGTGCGAGAGAAGCGAGAAGAATAAGGCCAATCATGACCAACGTTCCGATGCGACGGTATGTTTTCATGTTTTCATTTTGAATAAGCCGGATTAAATTAGCCAATGTTCGTCCCTCCTGTCACTTCTAAAAATTTATCTTCAAGTGTAAGTGTTGTTGGTTGGATGCTGTAGATCGCAATTTGATGGCTGACAAGGAGGTGAACAAGCTCAGGAATTTGCTCGCGTTGAAGAGCAAGCTGCAAGCCATCGTCTGTAAGAACGGGCTTTTGGTCTGGAAGATAAGTAGCGAGTAATCGCTTTGCCTCTGCGATCGGCTCTACTTCTAACATGATTTTTTGTTCTGTTTCAGCGGAGACAAATTCTCTAATCTCCTTAATATCAACCAACTTTCCTTCCTGAATGATACCGATACGGTCACACATCATCTCCATCTCGGAGAGGAGGTGACTAGAGACGATGATCGCAATATTTTCTTCCTTGGTTAGTTTGCGCAAGTATTGACGAATCTCGCGAATTCCAGCGGGATCTAAGCCGTTGGTAGGCTCGTCCAGAATCAGTACCGAAGGAGAATGTAAAAGTGCTTGTGCTAGACCTAGACGTTGTCTCATCCCTAACGAGTAGGTTTTTACTTTTTCGTGGATACGTTTTTCCAATCCAACGAGACGTATCACGTGATTGATTCGCCGTCGGTTGACCCCGCTACACATACGCCAATAATGAACGAGATTTTGATGCCCCGTTAGAAAGGGATACAGTTCTGGGTTTTCAACAATGGCTCCCACTTGGGAAATCGCTTTTGCAAAGTCTTGTTTCAAATTGATACCATTAATGATCACTTTCCCACTGGTCATCCCCATCAGACCAACAATCATGCGTATGGTTGTCGTTTTCCCCGCCCCATTGGGACCAAGAAAACCAAACACCTCACCCGGATATATATCCATACTAAGATCGTGAATAATGGTCTTTTTCCCGATTTTCTTGGTTAAATGTTGTAACTGTAAGACCGGTTGCTTCTGCATCGATGTAGCCTCCTTTGGTAAGATCATCACATCTGTATTTAGAAACTATAAATAATAGAAAAAATATAATGATTACGGTTCATGCTGCTTCCTAAAAAGATGGCGGGCTTTATTTATTAAGGACA contains:
- the tuf gene encoding elongation factor Tu codes for the protein MAREKFERSKPHVNVGTIGHVDHGKTTLTAAITTVLAVRSGSGTAQAFDQIDNAPEERERGITIATSHVEYETENRHYAHVDCPGHADYVKNMITGAAQMDGSILVVSAADGPMPQTREHILLSNQVGVEHIVVFLNKVDMVDDEELLELVEMEVRELLSEYNFPGDDVPVVAGSALRALEDPEGEYGDKILELMAAVDEFVPTPERDNAKPFLMPVEDVFTITGRGTVATGRVERGTITVGDEIEIVGMAEETKKTTVTGVEMFRKLLDSAEAGDNIGALLRGVDREQIQRGQVLAKPGSVNPHTKFEAQVYVLGKDEGGRHTPFFNGYRPQFYFRTTDVTGVIHLPEGTEMVMPGDNIEMTVELIAPIAIEDGTRFAIREGGRTVGAGAVTKITE
- the rpsG gene encoding 30S ribosomal protein S7, translating into MPRKGPVDRREVLPDPMYNSKLVTRLINRLMLDGRKGKAQRILYDAFDLIRARSGKDPMEVFEQALKNIMPVLEVKARRVGGANYQVPVEVKPERRTSLGLRWLVSYARLRGEKTMQERLAGEILDAANSAGSAVKKKEDVHRMAEANRAFAHYRW
- the rpsL gene encoding 30S ribosomal protein S12; this translates as MPTINQLVRKGRKSKTSKSDAPALQYGYNSFRKEFTNQSSPQKRGVCTRVGTMTPKKPNSALRKYARVRLSNGIEVTAYIPGIGHNLQEHSVVLVRGGRVKDLPGVRYHIVRGALDTSGVKDRMQARSKYGAKRPKK
- the fusA gene encoding elongation factor G; translated protein: MAREFSLKDTRNIGIMAHIDAGKTTTTERVLFYTGRVHKIGEVHEGAATMDWMEQEQERGITITSAATTAQWKDHRVNIIDTPGHVDFTVEVERSLRVLDGAVGVFCAKGGVEPQSETVWRQADKYEVPRIAYVNKMDIIGADFLGAVSQMKEQLGANAVPIQLPIGKEDEFEGIIDLIENCAYFYEDDLGTRAEKREIPAEYQELAEEYRTILIEAVAELQEELMEKYLEGEELTVEEMKSALRKGVCNVEIIPVLCGSSYKNKGVQLLLDAVVEYMPSPLDVRAIQGELPDGTEEKRESDDNQPFAALAFKIMTDPYVGKLTFFRVYSGTLDSGSYVLNSTKDKRERVGRILQMHANSREEIKTVYAGDIAAAVGLKDTGTGDTLCEEKSPIILESMIFPDPVIEIAIEPKTKSDQDKMSMALAKLAEEDPTFKTMTNEETGQTIIKGMGELHLDIIVDRLRREFKVDANVGKPQVAYRETFRSAAKVEGKFVRQSGGRGQYGHVWVEFEPNTDEGGGFEFVNKIVGGVVPREYIPAVQNGIEESMQNGVLAGYPLVDIRARLVDGSYHDVDSSEMAFKIAGSMALKAAKSKCNPVLLEPVMKVEVTVPEEFMGDIMGDVNSRRGRVEGMTTRAGAQVINAMVPLAEMFGYATTLRSRTQGRGNYSMQFDHYEEVPKSIAEEIIANGS
- a CDS encoding ABC transporter ATP-binding protein → MQKQPVLQLQHLTKKIGKKTIIHDLSMDIYPGEVFGFLGPNGAGKTTTIRMIVGLMGMTSGKVIINGINLKQDFAKAISQVGAIVENPELYPFLTGHQNLVHYWRMCSGVNRRRINHVIRLVGLEKRIHEKVKTYSLGMRQRLGLAQALLHSPSVLILDEPTNGLDPAGIREIRQYLRKLTKEENIAIIVSSHLLSEMEMMCDRIGIIQEGKLVDIKEIREFVSAETEQKIMLEVEPIAEAKRLLATYLPDQKPVLTDDGLQLALQREQIPELVHLLVSHQIAIYSIQPTTLTLEDKFLEVTGGTNIG
- a CDS encoding 50S ribosomal protein L7ae-like protein; the encoded protein is MSYDKVKQAKSCLIGTKQTKKAIEQGKALEVIVARDAEPHITQGIVQMCEDHKVQLQFVDSMKKLGKACGIEVGAATVAILSISDSV
- a CDS encoding ABC transporter permease, whose protein sequence is MANLIRLIQNENMKTYRRIGTLVMIGLILLASLAHAMLSKHQATGSVFGDIKVNNEWQESLKEENNHLQQSLNNSEDLPADVMEQWEEQIALNQYRLDHDLPPTESTFWGFMNQSVGLVTLIILFTVIVSSISIAGEFSWGTIKLLLIRSASRSKILLSKYISSFLFALSLLLLTFISSFLFGALLFGFDQVDSAKLLYQDGKVIEKSMIASVLGEYGLATISLLIIVTFAFAISSIFRSSAVAIGTSIFLMFASQPVIVIASIQDINFVKYYFLANTDLSIYLSNSPPYFDGQTLSFSLAILAIHWIIFIAVSWIVFNKRDIAA